One Halobaculum marinum genomic window carries:
- a CDS encoding type 1 glutamine amidotransferase, which translates to MSQRIAVVDASLGDTPAEANLRRELDADVTVFKASDGDLPPSVSSPDWRFDGVVISGSQAAVYDDREWIHELTDWFRRVHEADVPVLGICWGHQFVAQALGGRVVDMLEYELGYESISRLGEDRLFDGLPTEFVSFETHSDRVAEVPPGATTLARNDVGVQAFRVGSAYGIQFHPEYDRQTAEWVTEGKDLPDERIQAVLDGINDENVATAREAKRVFDNFHAIVAGHQPVRSRV; encoded by the coding sequence ATGAGCCAACGCATCGCGGTCGTCGACGCGTCGCTCGGAGACACGCCCGCTGAGGCAAATCTTCGTCGCGAACTCGACGCCGACGTGACCGTGTTCAAAGCCAGCGACGGCGACCTGCCGCCGTCGGTGTCCAGTCCGGACTGGCGGTTCGACGGCGTCGTCATCAGCGGCTCGCAGGCGGCGGTGTACGACGACCGCGAGTGGATCCACGAGTTGACCGACTGGTTCCGTCGCGTCCACGAGGCCGACGTCCCCGTTCTCGGAATCTGTTGGGGGCACCAGTTCGTCGCGCAGGCGCTCGGCGGGCGCGTCGTGGACATGCTGGAGTACGAACTCGGGTACGAGTCGATCTCGCGACTGGGAGAGGACCGGCTGTTCGATGGACTCCCGACTGAGTTCGTCAGCTTCGAGACCCACTCCGACCGGGTCGCCGAGGTCCCGCCGGGCGCGACGACGCTGGCGAGGAACGACGTGGGTGTGCAGGCGTTCCGCGTCGGGAGCGCCTACGGCATCCAGTTCCACCCGGAGTACGACCGACAGACCGCGGAGTGGGTGACAGAGGGCAAGGACCTCCCGGACGAGCGGATCCAGGCGGTCCTGGACGGGATCAACGACGAGAACGTCGCCACCGCCCGGGAGGCGAAGCGCGTGTTCGACAACTTCCACGCCATCGTCGCGGGACACCAACCCGTGCGGTCAAGGGTGTGA